One genomic segment of Micromonospora sp. WMMC415 includes these proteins:
- a CDS encoding allantoate amidohydrolase produces MLTHPVVKGSLPNRFRELWDEIAPIGRDAGSGGYLRYALTEPELRLREWFRGQAERRRMPVTEDGNGNLFAWWGDPEAGDAVLTGSHFDSVPHGGAYDGPLGIVSAFLAVDELRAAGVTPTRPVAVAAFVEEEGARFGVPCLGSRLLTGALAADRAAGLRDAAGVSFAEALGARPAGARPELLGRFAAFVELHVEQGRALVDQDAPVAVASAIWPHGRWRFDFTGEGNHAGTTRMGDRRDPMLTYAFTVLAANKEARLRGAHATVGRVSVEPNATNAIPSKVTGWLDARAAEPETLAGLVEAVHGKAAERARRDGTEVALTEESATPLVAFDGGLAGRLATLLDAPVLPTGAGHDAGVLAGHLPTAMLFVRNPTGISHSPAESAADDDCAAGVTALARVLEELT; encoded by the coding sequence TTGTTAACGCATCCGGTAGTGAAAGGGTCCCTTCCAAACCGGTTCCGCGAGCTGTGGGACGAGATCGCGCCGATCGGGCGGGACGCCGGCAGCGGCGGGTACCTGCGGTACGCGCTCACCGAGCCGGAACTGCGCCTGCGGGAGTGGTTCCGCGGGCAGGCCGAGCGGCGCCGCATGCCGGTGACCGAGGACGGCAACGGCAACCTGTTCGCCTGGTGGGGCGACCCGGAGGCCGGGGACGCGGTGCTGACCGGGAGCCACTTCGACTCGGTGCCGCACGGCGGGGCGTACGACGGCCCGCTCGGCATCGTCAGCGCCTTCCTCGCGGTGGACGAACTGCGCGCGGCGGGCGTCACACCCACCCGGCCGGTCGCCGTGGCGGCGTTCGTCGAGGAGGAGGGGGCGCGGTTCGGCGTACCCTGCCTGGGGTCGCGGCTGCTCACCGGGGCGCTGGCGGCCGACCGCGCGGCCGGCCTGCGGGACGCGGCCGGGGTGAGCTTCGCCGAGGCGTTGGGCGCCCGACCGGCGGGCGCCCGGCCGGAGCTGCTCGGCCGGTTCGCGGCGTTCGTCGAGCTGCACGTCGAGCAGGGCCGCGCGCTGGTCGACCAGGACGCGCCGGTCGCGGTCGCCAGCGCGATCTGGCCGCACGGCCGCTGGCGCTTCGACTTCACCGGCGAGGGCAACCACGCGGGTACGACCCGGATGGGCGACCGCCGCGACCCCATGCTCACGTACGCGTTCACGGTCCTCGCCGCCAACAAGGAGGCCCGGCTGCGCGGCGCCCACGCCACCGTGGGCCGGGTGTCCGTCGAGCCGAACGCCACCAACGCGATCCCGTCGAAGGTGACCGGCTGGCTGGACGCCCGTGCGGCGGAGCCGGAAACCCTCGCCGGGCTGGTGGAGGCCGTCCACGGCAAGGCCGCCGAGCGGGCCCGGCGCGACGGCACCGAGGTGGCGCTGACCGAGGAGTCGGCGACACCGCTGGTCGCGTTCGACGGCGGGCTGGCCGGCCGGCTCGCGACGCTGCTCGACGCGCCGGTGCTGCCGACCGGAGCGGGCCACGACGCGGGTGTGCTCGCCGGGCACCTGCCGACGGCGATGCTCTTCGTGCGCAACCCGACCGGGATCTCGCACTCCCCCGCCGAGTCGGCCGCCGACGACGACTGCGCCGCCGGCGTGACCGCCCTCGCGCGGGTGCTGGAGGAGCTGACATGA
- a CDS encoding serine protease, which yields MPADCGGSATISVTRSSSDRATIPCRAETDMLSGNALARRSAVLLGVIAVVIGAALPAAAVPAYDRNEPATAVASPSTVYLESTYTGYLRDARAGTMFSREPVVVTRRCSGVVVSPDGYAVTTTVCVQPSSEVLLVNALYRLGRTLVQEERLAADELDAYVARLKDSSAFTGRSRGTAPTRTLVGQLDVAIPEAKSAPAVTAAVTTALTPVDGNVALVKLRRAGLPAVEIATASDLLPGAPAVILGYGRDETDDGAVRYVVRTRAVEIVGRSGTNRIGVNGQIGPDSRGGPVVDESGRLVAVLDTDTSAPGEPVRDLITAATIGRLLEQGGVEARLGGADRAFRGALGDYFGGRYSQAVRGFDDVLEQDPARSSARIYRKRAQERLRLDGDVRENAADWMLYLLSAASGALIIGGTNLAQRLAVRPAQPASKPAGGESGRGTHDRRPPERTTPLAASPAPTTRPAPPAAPPAGPVRRPPVDDDATVVLSLDATVILPLDRTVILPRIESASEPQPARRRTARPAPAPPDGRHLDWRGHHDGR from the coding sequence GTGCCGGCCGACTGCGGCGGGTCGGCAACCATCTCCGTGACACGCTCATCTTCTGACCGGGCCACCATCCCTTGCCGCGCGGAGACCGACATGCTCTCTGGTAACGCCCTGGCGCGTCGGTCCGCCGTCCTGCTCGGCGTCATCGCGGTCGTGATCGGCGCGGCCCTCCCGGCGGCGGCGGTGCCTGCCTACGACCGGAACGAGCCAGCCACCGCGGTCGCCAGTCCGTCGACGGTCTACCTCGAGTCGACATACACGGGCTACCTCCGCGACGCGAGGGCCGGCACCATGTTCAGCCGGGAGCCCGTGGTGGTCACACGCCGGTGCAGTGGTGTGGTGGTTAGTCCCGACGGGTACGCGGTGACCACCACCGTCTGCGTCCAGCCAAGCAGCGAGGTTCTGCTCGTCAACGCCCTGTATCGGCTGGGTCGCACCCTCGTGCAGGAAGAGAGGCTGGCCGCCGACGAACTGGACGCGTACGTCGCCCGGCTCAAGGACTCGTCGGCGTTCACCGGTCGGAGCCGCGGCACAGCACCGACCCGGACACTGGTCGGACAGTTGGACGTGGCCATCCCGGAAGCCAAGTCGGCTCCGGCCGTCACCGCCGCCGTCACGACGGCGCTGACACCTGTCGACGGCAACGTGGCTCTGGTGAAACTGCGGCGCGCCGGGCTTCCCGCCGTCGAGATCGCCACTGCCTCGGACCTGCTCCCCGGCGCGCCGGCGGTGATCCTCGGATACGGCCGCGACGAGACGGACGACGGTGCTGTCCGCTACGTGGTGCGGACGAGAGCGGTCGAGATTGTCGGGCGTAGCGGGACGAACCGCATCGGCGTCAACGGTCAGATCGGTCCTGACTCGCGCGGTGGCCCGGTCGTGGACGAGTCGGGACGCCTCGTCGCGGTCCTCGACACCGACACGTCCGCCCCCGGCGAACCGGTCCGCGACCTGATCACCGCGGCCACCATCGGCCGGCTTCTCGAGCAGGGCGGTGTGGAGGCCCGACTGGGCGGGGCGGACCGCGCCTTCCGCGGCGCCCTGGGTGACTACTTCGGGGGTCGGTACTCCCAGGCAGTCCGTGGGTTCGACGACGTCCTCGAACAGGATCCCGCCCGTTCCTCGGCACGGATTTACCGGAAGCGCGCCCAGGAACGGCTCCGGCTCGACGGCGACGTGCGGGAGAACGCGGCGGACTGGATGCTGTACCTCCTGTCCGCGGCCAGCGGAGCGTTGATCATCGGCGGGACGAATCTCGCGCAGCGCCTGGCGGTCCGCCCGGCCCAGCCGGCTTCGAAACCCGCCGGAGGCGAATCCGGCCGAGGTACGCACGACCGGCGCCCGCCGGAACGCACGACGCCCCTCGCGGCATCGCCGGCCCCGACGACCCGACCGGCCCCGCCGGCGGCGCCGCCGGCGGGGCCGGTCCGACGGCCGCCCGTCGACGACGACGCGACCGTGGTGCTCTCCCTGGACGCAACGGTCATCCTCCCCCTGGACCGGACGGTCATCCTGCCCCGGATCGAGAGCGCGTCGGAACCTCAGCCGGCACGGCGGCGGACGGCTCGCCCCGCGCCGGCCCCTCCGGACGGCCGACACCTGGATTGGCGAGGACACCATGACGGTCGATGA
- the hutI gene encoding imidazolonepropionase — translation MSSLLVDNIGELVTNNSEGGAGALGLRRNAALLVEDGLVAWIGPARDAPAADRRIDAEGAAVLPGFVDSHAHLVFAGDRAAEFAARMAGEPYTGGGIRTTVGATRAASDDELRATVRRLRGEALRQGTTTIEIKSGYGLTVADEARSLRIAAEVSGETTFLGAHVVPAEYADRPDDYVGLVCGPMLAAAAPYARWIDVFCERGAFDVDHARAILACGQAVGLGVRVHANQLGPGPGVRLGVELGAASVDHCTHLTDADVDALASTRSDCMCAEGGHTTTVATLLPGAEFSTRSPYPDARRLLDAGVTVALATDCNPGSSYTSSMPFCIALAVREMRMTPAEAVWAATAGGARALRRDDIGRLRPGARADLMILDAPSHLHLAYRPGVPLIRQVLHNGVPL, via the coding sequence GTGAGCAGCCTGCTGGTCGACAACATCGGGGAGCTGGTCACCAACAACTCCGAGGGCGGCGCCGGGGCGCTCGGCCTCCGCCGGAATGCCGCGCTGCTGGTCGAGGACGGCCTGGTGGCCTGGATCGGGCCGGCCCGAGACGCGCCGGCCGCCGACCGGCGGATCGACGCCGAGGGGGCGGCCGTCCTGCCCGGCTTCGTGGACAGCCACGCCCACCTGGTCTTCGCCGGCGACCGGGCCGCCGAGTTCGCCGCCCGGATGGCCGGCGAACCGTACACCGGGGGCGGCATCCGCACCACCGTCGGCGCGACCCGCGCCGCCTCCGACGACGAGCTGCGGGCCACCGTACGCCGGCTGCGCGGCGAGGCGCTGCGGCAGGGCACCACCACCATCGAGATCAAGAGCGGGTACGGCCTGACCGTCGCCGACGAGGCCCGCTCCCTGCGGATCGCCGCCGAGGTGAGCGGGGAGACCACGTTCCTCGGGGCGCACGTCGTCCCAGCCGAGTACGCCGACCGCCCCGACGACTACGTGGGCCTGGTCTGCGGGCCGATGCTCGCCGCCGCGGCACCGTACGCCCGCTGGATCGACGTCTTCTGCGAGCGGGGCGCCTTCGACGTGGACCACGCCCGGGCGATCCTCGCCTGCGGGCAGGCGGTCGGGCTCGGTGTGCGGGTGCACGCCAACCAACTCGGTCCCGGGCCCGGTGTGCGGCTCGGCGTCGAGCTGGGCGCTGCCAGCGTCGACCACTGCACCCACCTCACCGACGCCGACGTCGACGCGCTGGCGTCGACGCGGTCCGACTGCATGTGCGCCGAGGGCGGGCACACGACCACCGTGGCCACCCTGCTGCCCGGGGCCGAGTTCTCCACCCGGTCGCCCTACCCGGACGCCCGTCGGCTGCTCGACGCCGGTGTCACCGTCGCACTCGCCACGGACTGCAACCCCGGGTCGTCGTACACGTCGTCGATGCCGTTCTGCATCGCCCTCGCCGTACGCGAGATGCGGATGACCCCGGCGGAGGCGGTCTGGGCCGCGACCGCCGGCGGCGCGCGGGCGCTGCGCCGCGACGACATCGGGCGGTTGCGGCCCGGCGCGCGGGCCGACCTGATGATCCTCGACGCCCCGTCCCATCTGCACCTGGCCTACCGGCCGGGAGTCCCACTGATCCGCCAGGTCCTGCACAACGGAGTACCGCTATGA
- a CDS encoding MurR/RpiR family transcriptional regulator, with translation MNDGAVVAPEDRVLDLFQGVRLTPTQRRIAHCLVQHGPAVAYLSAAEVAELAGVSQPSVTRFAMALGHDGYPALRRRLRELTVDSAGGRGDAGNELQQAVRAEIGNLDRLAGQLADRDRIADTGRLLAASRPLPVLGLRAAAPLAAYFAYFAAKVHPDVRVLDDGGSLLADRLEQAAEAGASALLAFVLPRYPRETLEALRDARDAGLRVVAITDSPVSPAAEHADVVLPAAVGAQLVFDLHTAPMTLAMVLLQAICDAAPAETQRRLEAFEASAARRQLFLG, from the coding sequence ATGAATGACGGAGCTGTCGTAGCACCCGAGGACCGGGTGCTCGACCTGTTCCAGGGGGTCCGGCTCACCCCCACCCAACGCCGGATCGCGCACTGCCTCGTGCAGCACGGCCCGGCCGTGGCGTACCTGTCGGCCGCCGAGGTGGCCGAACTGGCCGGGGTCAGCCAGCCGTCGGTCACCCGGTTCGCGATGGCGCTCGGCCACGACGGCTACCCCGCCCTGCGCCGCCGCCTCCGCGAGCTGACCGTCGACTCAGCCGGCGGACGCGGCGACGCGGGCAACGAACTCCAGCAGGCGGTACGCGCCGAGATCGGGAACCTGGACCGGCTCGCCGGCCAGCTCGCCGACCGGGACCGGATCGCCGACACCGGGCGGCTGCTCGCCGCGAGCCGCCCGCTGCCGGTGCTCGGCCTGCGCGCCGCCGCACCCCTCGCCGCGTACTTCGCGTACTTCGCGGCGAAGGTGCACCCGGACGTACGGGTACTCGACGACGGCGGCAGCCTGCTCGCCGACCGCCTGGAACAGGCCGCCGAGGCCGGGGCGAGCGCCCTGCTCGCCTTCGTGCTCCCCCGCTACCCGCGGGAGACGCTGGAGGCGCTGCGGGACGCCCGGGACGCCGGCCTGCGCGTCGTCGCCATCACCGACTCGCCGGTCAGCCCGGCCGCCGAGCACGCCGACGTGGTTCTCCCCGCCGCCGTCGGCGCCCAGCTCGTGTTCGACCTGCACACCGCCCCGATGACCCTGGCCATGGTGCTGCTCCAGGCGATCTGCGACGCCGCGCCCGCCGAAACCCAACGCCGGCTGGAGGCCTTCGAAGCCTCCGCCGCCCGTCGTCAGTTGTTCCTCGGTTAG
- the hutU gene encoding urocanate hydratase yields the protein MTQPVRAARGTERTARGWPQEAALRMLMNNLDPEVAERPEDLVVYGGTGKAARDWPSYHALVRTLTDLRDDETMLVQSGRPVGVMRTHEWAPRVLLANSNLVGDWATWPEFRRLEQLGLTMYGQMTAGSWIYIGTQGILQGTYETFAAVAAKRFAGSLAGTLTLTGGCGGMGGAQPLAVTMNGGVCLIVDVDRTRLERRVHDRYLDEIADSLDDAVERVLAAKRDRRALSVGVVGNAATVFPELLRRGVAIDIVTDQTSAHDPLSYLPEGVELADARDYAAAKPAEFTDRARASMAKHVEAMVGFLDAGAEVFDYGNSIRGEAKLGGYERAFDFPGFVPAYIRPLFCEGKGPFRWAALSGDPADIAATDRAILDLFPKNESLARWIRMAGERVAFQGLPARICWLGYGERDKAGVRFNEMVASGELSAPVVIGRDHLDCGSVASPYRETEAMADGSDAIADWPLLNALVNTASGASWVSIHHGGGVGIGRSIHAGQVCVADGTALAGQKIERVLTNDPAMGVIRHVDAGYDDAREVATRTGVRVPMTEA from the coding sequence ATGACGCAGCCCGTCCGCGCCGCGCGCGGCACCGAACGCACCGCCCGTGGTTGGCCGCAGGAGGCCGCGCTGCGGATGCTGATGAACAACCTCGACCCCGAGGTGGCCGAGCGCCCCGAGGACCTGGTGGTCTACGGGGGCACCGGGAAGGCCGCGCGGGACTGGCCGTCGTACCACGCCCTGGTGCGGACACTCACCGACCTGCGCGACGACGAGACGATGCTGGTGCAGTCCGGCCGGCCGGTCGGGGTCATGCGCACCCACGAGTGGGCGCCGCGGGTGCTGCTGGCCAACTCGAACCTGGTGGGCGACTGGGCGACCTGGCCGGAGTTCCGCCGCCTCGAACAGCTCGGCCTGACCATGTACGGGCAGATGACCGCCGGGTCCTGGATCTACATCGGCACGCAGGGCATCCTCCAGGGCACGTACGAGACGTTCGCCGCGGTGGCGGCCAAGCGGTTCGCCGGGTCGCTGGCCGGGACGCTGACGCTGACCGGCGGCTGCGGCGGGATGGGCGGGGCGCAGCCCCTCGCCGTCACCATGAACGGCGGCGTCTGCCTGATCGTCGACGTGGACCGCACCCGGCTGGAGCGGCGCGTGCACGACCGCTACCTGGACGAGATCGCGGACTCCCTCGACGACGCCGTGGAGCGGGTGCTGGCCGCGAAGCGGGACCGCCGGGCCCTGAGCGTCGGCGTGGTCGGCAACGCCGCCACCGTCTTCCCGGAACTGCTCCGGCGCGGCGTCGCGATCGACATCGTCACCGACCAGACCAGCGCCCACGACCCGCTGTCGTACCTGCCGGAGGGCGTCGAGCTGGCCGACGCCCGCGACTACGCGGCGGCCAAGCCCGCCGAGTTCACCGACCGGGCCCGGGCGTCGATGGCGAAGCACGTCGAGGCGATGGTCGGTTTCCTCGACGCGGGCGCCGAGGTCTTCGACTACGGCAACTCGATCCGGGGCGAGGCGAAGCTCGGCGGCTACGAGCGGGCGTTCGACTTCCCCGGTTTCGTGCCCGCGTACATCCGGCCGCTGTTCTGCGAGGGCAAGGGCCCGTTCCGGTGGGCCGCGCTCTCCGGCGACCCCGCCGACATCGCCGCCACCGACCGGGCGATCCTCGACCTGTTCCCGAAGAACGAGTCCCTCGCGCGGTGGATCCGGATGGCCGGCGAGCGGGTCGCCTTCCAGGGCCTGCCGGCCCGGATCTGCTGGCTCGGCTACGGCGAGCGGGACAAGGCCGGTGTGCGGTTCAACGAGATGGTCGCCTCCGGTGAGCTGTCCGCGCCGGTGGTGATCGGCCGGGACCACCTGGACTGCGGCAGCGTCGCCAGCCCGTACCGGGAGACCGAGGCGATGGCCGACGGCTCCGACGCGATCGCCGACTGGCCGCTGCTCAACGCACTGGTCAACACCGCCAGCGGCGCGTCCTGGGTGTCCATCCACCACGGCGGCGGCGTCGGGATCGGCCGGTCCATCCACGCCGGGCAGGTCTGCGTCGCCGACGGCACCGCGCTCGCCGGGCAGAAGATCGAGCGGGTGCTCACCAACGACCCCGCGATGGGCGTCATCCGTCACGTCGACGCCGGCTACGACGACGCGCGCGAGGTCGCCACCCGCACCGGCGTACGCGTACCGATGACCGAGGCGTAA
- the rdgB gene encoding RdgB/HAM1 family non-canonical purine NTP pyrophosphatase has translation MNKVLLATRNRKKLTELQRILDGALGAHRVALLGLDDVEEYPELPETGLTFGENALIKAREGCRRTGLPTIADDSGLAVDALNGMPGVFSARWAGRHGDDQANLQLVLDQIADLPDEHRAASFVCTVALVLPGGKEHLVDGRQSGRLLRAPRGDGGFGYDPIFLGDGQDRTNAELTPEEKDAISHRGKALRELAKLVAKVLPPA, from the coding sequence ATGAACAAGGTCCTGCTCGCCACCCGTAACCGCAAGAAGCTCACCGAGCTCCAGCGCATCCTCGACGGCGCGCTGGGCGCCCACCGGGTCGCCCTGCTCGGCCTCGACGACGTCGAGGAGTACCCGGAGCTGCCGGAGACCGGCCTCACCTTCGGCGAGAACGCGTTGATTAAGGCGCGGGAGGGCTGCCGCCGCACCGGCCTGCCGACGATCGCCGACGACTCGGGCCTGGCAGTGGACGCCCTCAACGGCATGCCGGGGGTCTTCAGCGCCCGCTGGGCCGGGCGGCACGGTGACGACCAGGCCAACCTCCAGCTGGTGCTGGACCAGATCGCCGACCTGCCGGACGAGCACCGGGCAGCCTCGTTCGTCTGCACGGTGGCCCTGGTGCTGCCCGGCGGCAAGGAGCACCTGGTCGACGGCCGGCAATCCGGCCGCCTGCTGCGGGCGCCCCGTGGCGACGGCGGCTTCGGCTACGACCCGATCTTCCTGGGCGACGGGCAGGACCGCACCAACGCCGAGCTGACGCCGGAGGAGAAGGACGCGATCAGCCACCGGGGCAAGGCGCTCCGCGAGCTGGCCAAGCTGGTCGCCAAGGTCCTCCCACCGGCCTGA
- the rph gene encoding ribonuclease PH → MARPDGRLPDQLRPVTLTRGWSTHPEGSVLVEFGATRVLCTASVTEGVPRWRKGSGLGWVTAEYAMLPRATNTRSDRESVKGKVGGRTHEISRLIGRSLRASIDLKALGENSVVLDCDVLQADGGTRTAAITGAYVALHDAVTWLGERKALAGKPEKVMHRSVAAVSVGVIAGEPRLDLNYDEDVAAEVDMNVVCTGSGEFVEVQGTGEAGVFAREQLDALLDLAVAGCVELAEAQRKALS, encoded by the coding sequence ATGGCGCGACCTGACGGGCGGCTGCCCGACCAACTCCGACCGGTGACCCTGACCCGAGGCTGGAGCACACACCCGGAGGGTTCCGTGCTCGTGGAGTTCGGTGCCACCCGGGTGCTGTGCACCGCGAGCGTCACCGAGGGGGTGCCGCGCTGGCGCAAGGGCTCCGGGCTCGGCTGGGTCACCGCCGAGTACGCGATGCTGCCCCGCGCCACCAACACCCGGTCGGACCGGGAGAGCGTGAAGGGGAAGGTCGGTGGGCGGACGCACGAGATCTCCCGCCTGATCGGTCGCAGCCTGCGGGCGTCCATCGACCTCAAGGCGCTCGGCGAGAACTCCGTCGTGCTCGACTGCGACGTCCTCCAGGCCGACGGCGGCACCCGCACCGCCGCGATCACCGGCGCCTACGTGGCGCTGCACGACGCGGTCACCTGGCTCGGCGAGCGGAAGGCCCTCGCCGGCAAGCCGGAGAAGGTGATGCACCGGTCGGTGGCGGCGGTCAGTGTCGGCGTCATCGCCGGCGAGCCGCGGCTCGACCTCAACTACGACGAGGACGTGGCCGCCGAGGTCGACATGAACGTCGTCTGCACCGGCAGCGGCGAGTTCGTCGAGGTGCAGGGCACCGGTGAGGCGGGCGTGTTCGCCCGCGAGCAGCTGGACGCCCTGCTCGACCTGGCCGTCGCCGGCTGCGTGGAACTGGCCGAGGCCCAGCGGAAGGCACTCTCGTGA
- a CDS encoding formimidoylglutamate deiminase: MTRWLAEYAWLPDHAEPTPDVLIETDGGRITGVTPLTAGGRPTAGVEVLTDAVRLPGLTLPGLANAHSHAFHRALRGRTHGGRGDFWTWRDVMYTVAARLDPDSYLALARAVYAEMALAGITCVGEFHYLHHGPGGEPYDDPNAMGAALVEAAAHAGIRLTLLDTAYLTATVDGQPLVGPQRRFGDGDALRWAQRVDAFTPDNTHARVGAAIHSVRAVPADQLATVAGWADRRGAPLHVHLSEQPAENDACRAVHGCSPTRLLADRGVLGRHTTAVHATHPTSADVTLLGDSGTGICLCPTTERDLADGIGPAHRMADAGSPLSLGSDSHAVVDLFEEARAVELDERLRTRKRGHFAAADLVTAATVAGHAALGWGDAGRLSIGDRADLVTVRLDSARTAGVPPVGAFFAASAADVTQVVVDGRVVVRDGRHLTVDVPTELRTAIAEVTS, translated from the coding sequence ATGACCCGGTGGCTCGCCGAGTACGCCTGGCTGCCGGACCACGCCGAGCCGACGCCCGACGTGCTGATCGAGACCGACGGCGGGCGGATCACCGGGGTCACCCCGCTGACCGCCGGAGGCCGGCCGACGGCCGGGGTCGAGGTCCTGACCGACGCGGTACGGCTGCCCGGGCTCACCCTGCCCGGCCTGGCCAACGCCCACTCGCACGCCTTCCACCGGGCCCTGCGCGGGCGGACGCACGGCGGGCGCGGCGACTTCTGGACCTGGCGCGACGTCATGTACACGGTCGCGGCCCGGCTGGACCCCGACTCGTACCTGGCCCTGGCCCGGGCCGTCTACGCCGAGATGGCGCTTGCCGGGATCACCTGCGTCGGCGAGTTCCACTACCTGCACCACGGGCCGGGCGGCGAGCCCTACGACGATCCGAACGCGATGGGTGCGGCGCTGGTCGAGGCGGCCGCGCACGCCGGCATCCGGCTCACCCTCCTGGACACCGCGTACCTGACCGCGACGGTGGACGGGCAGCCGCTGGTCGGCCCGCAGCGGCGGTTCGGCGACGGCGACGCGCTGCGCTGGGCGCAGCGGGTGGACGCGTTCACGCCGGACAACACGCACGCGCGGGTCGGCGCGGCGATCCACTCGGTCCGCGCGGTGCCGGCCGACCAGCTGGCCACCGTGGCCGGCTGGGCGGACCGCCGGGGCGCGCCGCTGCACGTGCACCTCTCCGAGCAGCCCGCCGAGAACGACGCCTGCCGGGCCGTCCACGGCTGCTCACCGACCCGCCTCCTCGCCGACCGCGGGGTCCTCGGCCGGCACACGACCGCCGTGCACGCCACGCATCCCACCAGCGCCGACGTCACGCTGCTCGGGGACAGCGGGACCGGGATCTGCCTCTGCCCCACCACCGAACGGGACCTCGCCGACGGGATCGGGCCGGCACACCGGATGGCCGACGCGGGCAGCCCACTCAGCCTCGGCAGCGACAGCCACGCCGTGGTCGACCTCTTCGAGGAGGCGCGCGCCGTGGAGCTGGACGAACGGCTGCGCACCCGCAAGCGGGGTCACTTCGCCGCCGCCGACCTGGTCACCGCCGCCACCGTCGCCGGGCACGCCGCGCTCGGCTGGGGCGACGCCGGGCGGCTGTCCATCGGGGACCGGGCCGACCTGGTCACCGTGCGACTGGACAGCGCCCGCACCGCCGGCGTACCGCCGGTGGGGGCGTTCTTCGCGGCGAGCGCCGCGGACGTCACCCAGGTCGTGGTGGACGGCCGGGTGGTGGTGCGCGACGGCCGGCACCTGACCGTGGACGTCCCCACCGAACTGCGCACCGCCATCGCGGAGGTGACCTCGTGA
- the hutH gene encoding histidine ammonia-lyase, with product MTVVIQPTGVSPADVLAVARGTAKVVLDPAAIDAMATSRSIVDGIEAAGRPVYGVSTGFGALANTFVAPERRAELQHALIRSHAAGVGAPMPREVVRAMMLLRVRSLALGRSGVRPLVAEALVDLLNHEVTPWVPEHGSLGASGDLAPLAHCALVLLGEGWVLGPSGERVPADEALRRAGLAPIELAAKEGLALINGTDGMLGMLLLAIHDAAHLFTMADVTAALAIEAMLGSERPFLPELHAIRPHPGQAAAAANIHRLLQSSGVMDSHRDDLAHAVQDAYSMRCAPQVAGAARDTLDFVRQVADRELVSVVDNPVVLPDGRVESTGNFHGAPLGFAADFLAVAAAEVGAIAERRVDRLLDVTRSRELPAFLSPDAGVNSGLMIAQYTAAGIVAENRRLAAPASVDSLPTSGMQEDHVSMGWAATKKLRTVLDNLTSLLAVELLAAVRGLQLRAPLEPSPAGRAAIAALGGAAGEPGPDVFLAPVMEAARAVVAGPDLRAAIEREVGALA from the coding sequence ATGACCGTAGTCATCCAGCCCACCGGGGTCTCCCCCGCCGACGTGCTCGCCGTGGCCCGCGGCACCGCCAAGGTCGTCCTCGACCCGGCGGCGATCGACGCGATGGCCACCAGCCGGTCCATCGTGGACGGCATCGAGGCCGCCGGCCGGCCGGTCTACGGCGTCAGCACCGGCTTCGGGGCGCTCGCCAACACCTTCGTCGCGCCCGAGCGCCGCGCCGAACTCCAGCACGCGCTGATCCGCTCGCACGCCGCCGGTGTCGGCGCGCCGATGCCGCGCGAGGTCGTGCGGGCGATGATGCTGCTGCGCGTACGCTCCCTCGCGCTCGGCCGTTCCGGCGTCCGGCCGCTGGTCGCCGAGGCGCTGGTCGACCTGCTCAACCACGAGGTGACGCCGTGGGTGCCGGAGCACGGCTCGCTGGGCGCCTCCGGTGACCTGGCGCCCCTCGCCCACTGTGCCCTGGTGCTGCTCGGGGAGGGGTGGGTGCTGGGTCCGTCGGGGGAGCGCGTCCCCGCCGACGAGGCCCTGCGCCGGGCCGGCCTGGCGCCGATCGAGCTGGCCGCCAAGGAGGGGCTGGCGCTGATCAACGGCACCGACGGGATGCTGGGCATGCTGCTGCTGGCGATCCACGACGCCGCGCACCTGTTCACCATGGCGGACGTCACCGCCGCCCTGGCCATCGAGGCGATGCTCGGCTCGGAGCGGCCCTTCCTGCCGGAGCTGCACGCCATCCGCCCGCACCCGGGGCAGGCCGCCGCGGCGGCCAACATCCACCGGCTGCTCCAGAGCTCGGGGGTGATGGACTCGCACCGCGACGACCTGGCGCACGCCGTGCAGGACGCGTACTCGATGCGGTGCGCTCCCCAGGTCGCCGGCGCCGCCCGCGACACCCTCGACTTCGTCCGCCAGGTGGCCGACCGGGAACTGGTCTCGGTCGTGGACAACCCGGTGGTGCTGCCGGACGGCCGGGTCGAGTCGACCGGGAACTTCCACGGCGCGCCGCTGGGCTTCGCCGCGGACTTCCTGGCGGTCGCGGCGGCGGAGGTCGGGGCGATCGCCGAGCGGCGGGTGGACCGGCTGCTCGACGTGACCCGGTCCCGGGAGCTGCCCGCGTTCCTCTCCCCGGACGCCGGGGTGAACTCCGGGCTGATGATCGCCCAGTACACGGCCGCCGGGATCGTCGCGGAGAACCGCCGCCTCGCCGCGCCCGCCTCGGTGGACTCGCTGCCCACCAGTGGCATGCAGGAGGACCACGTGTCGATGGGCTGGGCGGCGACGAAGAAGCTGCGTACGGTCCTGGACAACCTGACCAGCCTGCTCGCGGTGGAACTGCTCGCCGCGGTGCGCGGACTTCAGCTGCGGGCGCCGCTGGAGCCGTCCCCGGCGGGTCGGGCCGCGATCGCCGCGCTGGGCGGGGCCGCCGGCGAACCGGGCCCGGACGTGTTCCTCGCCCCGGTGATGGAGGCGGCCCGCGCGGTGGTGGCCGGCCCCGACCTGCGCGCCGCGATCGAGCGGGAGGTCGGCGCCCTCGCCTGA